One genomic region from Anopheles bellator chromosome 2, idAnoBellAS_SP24_06.2, whole genome shotgun sequence encodes:
- the LOC131211915 gene encoding V-type proton ATPase 116 kDa subunit a 1-like, producing MGAMFRSEEMSMVQLLIQPEAAYQSVAEMGELGIAQFRDLNADINMFQRKYTTEIRRCEEMDRKIGYIRREITKDSVTIPDMPEDIPRTPNSREIIDLEAQLEKTENEIVELSENNSALLQNFMELTELKHVLEKTQVFFSDRSNVQNLEATGGEAANDGKPLGFVAGVISRERIIGFERMLWRVSRGNIFLRQAVLEEALVDPKSGETVNKIVFVAFFQGEQLKSRVKKVCTGYHAALYPCPSESSEREEMLRGVRTRIEDLKMVLGQTQDQRQRVLLNVAKEVPTWEIIVKKVKAIYHTLNMFNVDMSKKCLFGEAWVPTDSLQDVKAALVAGSSSVGSTVPSFLNIIETNEDPPTYNKTNKFTRGFQNLIESYGIATYREANPALYTIITFPFLFAIMFGDLGHGLILFMLGMWMVLWEKTLDKNKEEIWQLFFGGRYIILLMGIFSMYTGFVYNDLFSKGMNIFGSSWSINYNTSTVMENKELQLNPTDDYSETVYWYGLDPLWMLATNKIIFLNSFKMKLSIIFGVVHMIFGVCMSLVNHNKFRRRENILLEFIPQILFLVVLFAYMCFMMFFKWIMYTAVTDEDHLKPGCAPSVLIMFINMMLFKSQEPLETCKEYMFDGQDTLQVILIVLGVICIPWLLLAKPFFIMVQRKRKSAVNHVAEANHQQQQASSSNHHDDEPMSEIFIHQAIHTIEYILSTISHTASYLRLWALSLAHAQLSEVLYNMVFTIGLSNDSYVGAILIWLVFWPWSVLTIGILVGMEGLSAFLHTLRLHWVEFMSKFYEGLGYAFQPFSFKALLEEEEVE from the exons ATGGGTGCGATGTTTCGGAGCGAAGAGATGAGCATGGTGCAGCTGCTCATCCAACCGGAGGCTGCTTATCAATCAGTGGCCGAGATGGGCGAGTTGGGCATTGCCCAGTTCCGTGAT CTGAACGCCGATATCAACATGTTCCAGCGGAAGTACACCACCGAGATTCGTCGGTGCGAGGAGATGGACCGCAAGATCGGCTACATTCGGCGGGAGATCACGAAGGACTCGGTCACCATACCGGACATGCCAGAAGACATTCCGCGAACGCCGAACTCGCGCGAAATCATCGACCTTGAGGCGCAGCTCGAGAAGACGGAGAACGAAATCGTGGAATTGTCCGAGAACAACAGTGCGCTGCTGCAAAACTTTATGGAGCTGACCGAGCTGAAGCACGTGCTGGAGAAAACGCAGGTGTTCTTCTCGGACCGGTCGAATGTGCAGAACCTGGAGGCAACCGGTGGTGAGGCAGCCAACGACGGCAAACCGCTCGGTTTCGTGGCGGGCGTTATTTCGCGCGAACGCATCATCGGCTTCGAGCGTATGCTGTGGCGCGTGTCACGTGGTAACATTTTCCTTCGTCAGGCCGTGCTCGAAGAGGCGCTGGTTGATCCGAAATCG GGTGAAACCGTCAATAAGATTGTGTTCGTTGCGTTCTTCCAAGGTGAGCAGCTGAAGAGCCGTGTGAAGAAGGTTTGCACCGG CTATCATGCCGCTCTGTACCCGTGCCCGAGTGAGTCGAGCGAACGCGAGGAGATGCTGCGTGGCGTTCGCACACGCATCGAGGACCTCAAGATGGTGCTGGGACAGACACAGGACCAGCGACAGCGCGTGCTGCTGAACGTGGCCAAGGAGGTGCCCACCTGGGAGATCATCGTCAAGAAAGTAAAGGCAATCTACCACACATTGAACATGTTTAACGTGGACATGTCGAAGAAGTGTCTGTTCGGGGAGGCCTGGGTACCGACGGACTCGCTGCAAGACGTGAAGGCCGCCCTGGTGGCCGGGTCGTCCTCGGTGGGCAGTACTGTGCCGTCGTTTCTGAACATCATCGAAACAAACGAGGATCCACCGACGTACAACAAGACGAACAAGTTTACGCGCGGTTTCCAGAACCTGATCGAGTCGTACGGAATCGCCACGTACCGCGAAGCCAACCCGGCCCTGTACACGATCATCACTTTCCCGTTCCTGTTCGCCATCATGTTTGGCGATCTCGGACACGGGCTGATCCTTTTCATGCTCGGCATGTGGATGGTGCTGTGGGAGAAAACGCTCGACAAGAACAAGGAGGAAATCTGGCAGCTGTTCTTTGGCGGACGCTACATCATCCTGCTGATGGGCATCTTCTCCATGTACACCGGCTTCGTGTACAACGATCTGTTTTCGAAGGGCATGAACATTTTCGGTTCGAGCTGGAGCATCAACTACAACACGTCCACCGTCATGGAGAACAAGGAGTTGCAGCTCAACCCCACGGATGATTACTCGGAAACGGTTTACTGGTACGGGTTGGATCCGCTGTGGATGCTGGCCACCAACAAGATCATCTTCCTGAACTCGTTCAAGATGAAACTGTCCATCATCTTCGGCGTGGTGCACATGATCTTCGGTGTTTGCATGAGCCTGGTCAACCACAACAAGTTCCGGCGGCGCGAAAACATTCTGTTGGAGTTTATCCCGCAAATCTTGttcctggtggtgctgttcGCCTACATGTGCTTTATGATGTTTTTCAAGTGGATCATGTATACGGCCGTCACGGACGAGGATCACCTGAAGCCCGGTTGCGCTCCATCCGTGCTGATCATGTTCATTAACATGATGCTGTTCAAGAGCCAGGAACCGCTGGAAACGTGCAAAGAGTATATGTTCGACGGCCAGGACACGCTACAGGTGATCTTGATCGTGTTGGGCGTAATCTGCATTCCGTGGCTACTGCTCGCCAAACCGTTCTTCATCATGGTCCAGCGCAAAAGGAAGAGCGCTGTGAATCACGTGGCCGAAGCcaatcaccagcagcagcaggcgtcgtcgtcgaaccacCACGACGATGAACCGATGAGTGAAATTTTTATCCATCAGGCAATCCACACGATCGAGTACATCCTCAGTACGATCTCGCACACCGCTTCGTACCTTCGGCTGTGGGCACTGTCGTTGGCTCACGCAC AACTGTCGGAGGTACTGTACAACATGGTGTTCACAATCGGCCTGTCAAACGATTCCTACGTCGGAGCGATACTGATTTGGCTCGTCTTTTGGCCGTGGTCGGTGCTGACCATCGGCATCCTGGTCGGTATGGAAGGGTTGTCCGCTTTCCTGCACACCCTTCGTTTGCACTG GGTCGAGTTCATGAGCAAGTTCTACGAAGGATTGGGATACGCCTTTCAACCGTTCTCGTTCAAGGCCCTCCTCGAGGAGGAAGAAGTCGAGTGA
- the LOC131210320 gene encoding methylthioribose-1-phosphate isomerase, whose translation MTLEAIKYKGGQLQILDQLLLPGESKYIPVSGVKDGWSAIHRMQVRGAPAIAIVGCLSLVVEIYGKQYDSKADLRKELCEQLQYLVTSRPTAVNLKLASDDLHTLADSLLSDETVPVETMKRRIIETVELMLEKDIEDNRAIGDNGAAVLLKGIDRPLKLLTHCNTGSLATAGYGTALGVIRSVRERGLLEHVYCTETRPYNQGARLTAYELVHDQLPATLVTDSMVAALLHTRKIDAVIVGADRVAANGDTANKIGTYQIAVVAKHHQVPFYVAAPFTSIDFAIDDGSRITIEERPENELTHIAGQRIAAPGIGCWNPAFDVTPAELITGIVTERGVFRPSELAKRTSQQ comes from the exons ATGACGCTCGAAGCGATCAAATACAAGGGTGGCCAGCTGCAAATTCTGGACCAGCTTTTGCTTCCCGGCGAATCGAAGTACATTCCGGTGTCGGGTGTAAAGGATGGCTGGAGTGCGATCCATCGCATGCAG GTAAGGGGTGCGCCGGCCATAGCGATCGTTGGCTGTTTATCGCTCGTGGTGGAAATCTATGGTAAACAGTACGACTCGAAGGCGGATTTGCGGAAGGAACTGTGCGAGCAGCTGCAGTATCTCGTCACCTCGCGACCAACCGCCGTCAACCTGAAGCTGGCCTCGGATGACTTGCACACGTTGGCGGACAGTTTGCTCAGCGATGAAACTGTGCCAGTGGAAACCATGAAACGACG AATCATTGAAACCGTGGAGCTGATGCTGGAGAAAGATATCGAAGACAATCGTGCCATCGGCGATAATGGTGCCGCCGTGTTGCTGAAAGGTATCGATCGCCCACTGAAGTTGTTAACCCACTGCAACACCGGTTCATTGGCCACCGCAGG GTACGGCACCGCACTGGGCGTCATCAGGAGCGTGCGCGAAAGGGGTCTCTTGG AGCACGTGTATTGCACCGAAACACGCCCGTACAATCAGGGTGCCCGCCTAACGGCGTACGAGCTGGTGCACGATCAGCTGCCGGCGACCTTGGTAACCGACAGCATGGTAGCGGCACTGCTGCACACCAGGAAGATCGATGCCGTCATCGTCGGAGCGGATCGTGTTGCGGCGAACGGTGACACGGCGAACAAGATCGGCACCTATCAGatagcggtggtggcgaagcACCACCAGGTACCGTTCTATGTGGCCGCACCGTtcacatcgatcgattttgcCATCGATGATGGATCGCGCATCACAATCGAGGAGCGCCCGGAGAACGAACTAACTCACATCGCGGGCCAGCGGATTGCGGCGCCCGGAATCGGCTGCTGGAATCCGGCGTTCGACGTGACGCCAGCAGAGTTGATAACGGGTATCGTCACCGAGCGCGGTGTGTTTCGGCCGAGCGAGCTCGCGAAGCGCACGAGCCAGCAGTGA
- the LOC131207063 gene encoding uncharacterized protein LOC131207063, with the protein MEPLPLCSDNPNYFNDDCAASGGVVSGAASSAGPEKKHRFYHLKRLVTYSKLKRSATTIDGHSGTGGGSEYGSPSRTSSLFRYRSNSAGCSGGPMTTTNGDGGGGESPSAGGDSPPAAFCFNQAPLSLFVPGGRPGLAMTAERRRHSFGTPMHRQLGPAENNGRGVMMLKNETSIDEVPNSPAPRAPVAGSSANGNAADPGSTLAAMDVLFVTARHSEHGMLWVNHLKVCFDKITKQRGRLPFKFLHIKLDEDATQQPAHVVQQCESTKLQIVIVCPAFMGLSTPLLHAKLSAILNPCRVLGMLLDVAEHEAIEFAKAALPGYGKWRTCSVRDKDTACVSELLGMATDILGKALRQQTVLHRTPSTDQPRTPTSPTRPSGTAATGTTTAGHRSHESFVLFPRKVKVGQSKILAILHEPLSKEDWIKIKVEKADRTIEITNIKRRNPYTIQFNVPEICMEISMMIKIRLEKNNVEIGCRPLKCESQMRELEQILSSKDAPMELICQSLGLSTNDREKLDTLLLKAFLRNVPPNYNLLNFGSGAGDAGLGSHRDIYPEEYPTLLHFAAKWGLERLCMQLIESPGGEIACEMRNISGRTPSDVAEAAGHFKIASSLKNFSQMNEFTTMYHYFKGVSGACPDQVMIQPKQLHHQRPPTVTATTNGSTVPPAAAGAVIRAENKTDAEKILSHVHALKHAEGYIDMTACANGDQVDGAGIAVANMNYLTEVALLAPSVAPPPEEKDVCGENEHNFDFDDGKRDIGGGGGCNGSLRSAGSASERSKYDIFSNECSNLLESCDGGSSSTEHEYLYQPSNAPFTPTKPSPTPPEPPIGDYMIQPSNIPVHAYCNVEVGVPGDGEAATSGEEQPSHVRLSFRKEEPPSEDTYGTTTAGCPRRKDSGPGGERTVDDELLEIISDFKNNVFSIQEVEQLVTLWKNRNDVQQSFREKQDQLQRMREHYEQIQRELKDKLKRPTPFERMKSFFSRSKPPSVSSSAAKSTKSRAPDSGGPSAGVVPGTGEVLCDEIKFSMCSSAGAAGQSVRPNSLSLSVNSVASDASETVSVSGSSTRSGGRRPPAHPSTPESSCDGRRLSHSKSWPKGADHDQNYMIPPSPRPVSEELSVRSGNGRPGSTALNRCSNSSNSSCSSGATSSSSSGRDSYPSHATGNESHYIMYPSNLPVFSGADYMNVPAAAGRDGTAADDGDGGRVTCAARPRLGRSPSDSGTSHLITFQSILECNESADPAAGE; encoded by the exons ATGGAGCCGCTTCCACTGTGTTCAG ATAATCCCAATTACTTCAACGACGACTGTGCCGCGTCCGGCGGCGTCGTCAGCGGCGCTGCCAGCTCGGCCGGACCCGAGAAGAAGCATCGGTTCTATCACTTGAAGCGCCTGGTGACCTACTCGAAGCTGAAACGGTCGGCCACCACGATTGATGGCCACTCGGGGACCGGTGGCGGATCGGAGTACGGATCGCCCTCCCGTACCTCGTCCCTGTTCCGGTACCGCAGCAACAGTGCCGGGTGCTCGGGAggaccgatgacgacgacgaatggcgACGGAGGTGGAGGGGAGAGCCCGTCCGCCGGCGGAGATAGTCCACCCGCAGCATTCTGCTTCAATCAAGCACCACTCTCGCTGTTCGTCCC TGGGGGCCGGCCGGGACTGGCGATGACTGCGGAACGGCGCAGGCATTCCTTCGGCACGCCGATGCACCGCCAGCTGGGACCAGCGGAAAACAATGGCCGCGGTGTGatgatgttgaaaaatgaaacctcCATCGATGAG GTCCCCAACTCGCCCGCCCCGAGAGCCCCCGTGGCGGGCAGCAGCGCCAACGGCAACGCTGCCGATCCCG GATCGACGCTGGCCGCCATGGATGTGCTGTTCGTGACGGCGCGCCACAGCGAGCACGGAATGCTGTGGGTCAACCATCTGAAGGTGTGCTTCGACAAGATCACCAAACAGCGCGGCCGCCTTCCGTTCAA ATTTCTGCACATCAAGCTGGACGAGGACGCGACCCAGCAACCGGCCCACGTCGTGCAGCAGTGCGAATCGACGAAGCTGCagatcgtgatcgtgtgccCGGCCTTCATGGGTCTCTCGACGCCACTGCTGCACGCGAAGCTGAGTGCGATCCTCAATCCGTGCCGTGTCCTCGGGATGCTGCTCGATGTGGCCGAGCACGAGGCGATCGAGTTCGCCAAGGCGGCACTCCCGGGTTACGGCAAGTGGCGCACGTGCTCGGTGCGCGACAAGGACACGGCGTGCGTCAGCGAGCTGCTCGGGATGGCCACGGACATCCTGGGGAAAGCGTTGCGCCAGCAGACGGTCCTGCACCGGACGCCGTCCACCGACCAGCCCCGGACACCGACTTCACCCACCAGGCCCAGCgggacggcggcgacggggacgacgacaGCGGGCCACCGTTCCCACGAGTCGTTCGTGCTGTTCCCACGCAAGGTGAAGGTGGGCCAGAGCAAAATACTCGCGATCCTGCACGAACCGCTCAGCAAGGAGGACTGGATAAAGATCAAGGTGGAGAAGGCGGACCGAACGATCGAGATAACGAACATCAAGCGCCGCAATCCCTACACCATCCAGTTCAACGTGCCAG AAATCTGTATGGAGATATCGATGATGATCAAGATCCGGCTGGAGAAGAACAACGTCGAGATCGGGTGCCGGCCGCTCAAGTGCGAGAGCCAGATGCGCGAGCTCGAGCAGATCCTGTCGTCGAAGGACGCACCGATGGAGCTGATCTGCCAGTCGCTCGGCCTCTCGACCAACGACCGCGAGAAGCTGGACACGCTGCTCCTGAAGGCGTTCCTGAGAAACGTGCCGCCGAACTACAATCTGCTCAACTTCGGGTCGGGTGCTGGCGATGCAGGGCTCGGTTCTCACCGTGACATCT ACCCCGAAGAGTACCCGACGTTGCTCCATTTCGCCGCCAAGTGGGGCCTGGAGCGGCTCTGTATGCAGCTGATCGAGTCACCGGGCGGAGAGATCGCGTGCGAGATGCGCAACATCAGTGGCCGAACGCCGTCGGATGTGGCGGAAGCGGCCGGTCACTTCAAGATCGCCAGTTCGCTCAAGAACTTCTCG CAAATGAATGAGTTCACCACGATGTACCACTACTTCAAGGGTGTCAGTGGTGCGTGCCCGGATCAGGTCATGATTCAACCGAAGCAACTCCACCACCAGAGACcaccgacggtgacggcgacgacaaacggaagcaccgttccgccggcggcggcaggtgCGGTCATCCgtgcggaaaacaaaaccgacgcGGAGAAGATTCTGTCGCACGTGCACGCGCTCAAGCACGCGGAGGGTTACATCGACATGACCGCCTGCGCCAACGGCGATCAGGTGGACGGCGCTGGAATTGCCGTCGCCAACATGAACTATCTGACCGAGGTGGCACTACTGGCACCGTCGGTAGCGCCCCCGCCGGAAGAGAAGGACGTGTGTGGCGAGAATGAGCACAACTTTGATTTCGACGACGGGAAGCGGGAtattggcggcggcggagggtGCAACGGATCGCTCCGGTCGGCTGGGTCGGCGTCGGAGCGCAGCAAGTACGATATCTTTAGCAACGAGTGCTCGAATCTGCTCGAGAGCTGCGATGGCGGCAGCTCGAGCACGGAGCACGAGTACCTGTACCAGCCGTCGAACGCTCCGTTCACCCCGACGAAACCGTCACCAACGCCTCCGGAGCCGCCGATCGGGGACTACATGATTCAACCCTCGAACATACCGGTGCACGCGTACTGCAACGTGGAGGTTGGCGTACCGGGTGACGGGGAGGCCGCAACGAGTGGCGAAGAGCAACCGTCACACGTGCGGCTGAGCTTCCGCAAGGAGGAACCACCGTCGGAGGACACGtacgggacgacgacggccgggtGCCCGCGACGCAAGGACAGTGGCCCCGGCGGCGAACGGACCGtcgacgacgagctgctggAGATCATCTCCGACTTCAAGAACAACGTGTTCTCGATCCAGGAGGTGGAGCAGCTGGTCACGCTGTGGAAGAACCGGAATGACGTGCAGCAGAGCTTCCGGGAGAAGCAGGACCAACTGCAGCGGATGCGGGAACACTACGAGCAGATCCAGCGGGAGCTGAAGGACAAGCTGAAACGGCCGACCCCGTTCGAGCGCATGAAGAGTTTCTTCTCTCGCTCCAAGCCGCCCTCggtttcgtcgtcggcggcgaaaTCAACGAAATCGCGTGCTCCCGATAGTGGTGGCCCATCCGCTGGTGTGGTCCCGGGAACGGGGGAGGTCCTGTGTGACGAGATAAAGTTTTCCATGTGCTCGTCGGCCGGTGCTGCGGGACAGAGCGTTCGGCCGAACAGCCTATCGCTGAGCGTCAACAGTGTGGCGAGCGATGCCTCCGAAACGGTCAGCGTGAGCGGAAGCAGCACCCGaagtggtggccgccggccaccggcccatCCGAGCACCCCGGAGTCCTCGTGCGATGGGCGACGCCTGTCGCACAGCAAATCGTGGCCCAAGGGAGCGGACCACGACCAGAACTACATGAtaccaccgtcaccgcggcCGGTCAGCGAAGAGCTCAGTGTTCGATCCGGGAACGGGCGACCCGGGAGCACCGCACTGAACCGgtgcagcaacagt